Below is a genomic region from Carassius auratus strain Wakin chromosome 2, ASM336829v1, whole genome shotgun sequence.
ATAGGGGACAGGGTGTGTCTGTGGAGACCGTTCTTAGCCGGACGACACAACGAGAAGTGGGGATGCAGAAAAAGGCCATAGAGAGAGTGGAGGAGGTAGAAGGCTGGCTCCATGCAGCAGCTTTAGCACCCTCCTCTGGGCTGAAGGAAAACCCTGCACCACACCGCAAAAACATGAAAGTACAGGATCTTCAGCTGGATGTCCAAAGCAACGCTAAAAATGACATATATGGATACATTATTACTGACACAGAGTGAGATATTTACATGTgaagctctctctccctcttttcctttctctctcagTTAAATTTTATTGGCCAGTTTCTACACAAAATATTGCCAAAACATTCAGTCAGTTCATAAGCAATACTGTACTGGGAACAATTCCCACACcatgctgtgtttatttgatcatcaacaaaaaaaatacagtaaaaacaataatgtaaaatagaaaatataattacaatttaaaataactgttttaggttttaatatattttcaaatgtaatttattcctgtgatgacaaagctgaattttcagcagtcattactgcagtcttcagtgtcacatgatccttcagaaagcattcgaAAGTGTTGTTCTggtgctaaaacatttataagGATTCAGGATTGTTTGAGTAGTAGAAAGTTTGCAAGAattgcatgtatttgaaatattgtttgtaacataaatttacaatatttacagtaGCTTCtggtcaattaaatgcatcctaataaatgcataataacattattaagtaaacattaaaaataatcttaaagtCCCCAATATTGTATAACAATTTTGTGctttacttattattataattgttattgcAGTAGAATTAATAGCTTTTTAAGAtctctttttaaaaagaaaacatgtttcTTTCTCTCTGGATCAGGAATCTTTCCACTGATAAGGGTTTGGAACTGATGGCTTTGGTGGCTCGTATTGCGAAGATTCAAATGACGGATTTCTCAGAGCTTTCGTGagtcatgatttttttattttgatatcttgGACAAGAGAATAGGTTTAGAATATAATTGTAAATTTAGAAATGAAGttgagtaaaatatatatttaagttataaTGGAAGGCATATTTAAATCCTAGTAGATTTATAAACATAGTTACAGTCAGCATGAAACGAAAATTTACTGTGTTCTCCATTTTTCTATGTTTTATTCATGTATatgttttatcttttaaaaatgatttacttcatattttttaaatagaatatcataAATTGATCTTCTGGTGAAAAACAGGATTTTCTTTGGTGCCTGACTTCTGACTTCTCATTTAGTCCACTTAAACTCAACCCTTTCTTACAATCAACTGCAAGCTCGCATTCAGTTCTGCCACTATTCATCAACGACTGATGCACAGAACCAAGTCCccaacctacattttttttttaaatagaaaaaaaaataataataatttcacttaaatgtacatcacaatacagaagaCAAGATCTCCTTCTACTTCCTTTACATCATTACTTTTTTAAGGTCTGAGAATAATTTAGTGGGTGActgtttagtttttaaaaatgcaatgaattGTATTTATACGTTTTATGGTGTCATGAAACAGAACAATGCAACACAGGTAATGTATTATCCAAGCAACAGGTTTATTGCAGGTTGAAACATACAAGCATTGATAGCAGGTCAGTAATGGGTAAATAGATCAATGCAGAGGTGGTGGCAGTGGATAAGTCTTATCTGTCTCAGGTTAGGGATCAATGGTGTTTGTGAACTGGATCTTGAAGCAGGAGGCAGGCAACTGAAGACTGTGTGTCTTCAGCCGTTTGATCATCGATGGACCACTGAATAGAGCTGACTATGATGGCTGAAGTTAGAATGGGCTCTGAAGGAGTGGGATCTTCTTCAGGATGATATACACGAGACAGAGCATCAGCTTTCTGGTTCTTAATCCCGGGACGGTAAGTCACCGTGAAGTTGAATCTGGTGACGAAGATAGCCGAGTGAGCTTGACAGCTGTCACAGATACTCAAGATTGTGGTGGTCAGTGATGACTTCAAAAGGATGTTTAGCTCCTTACAGGCAGTGGCACCTTTCCTCTAAAGCCAGTTTAATTGCCAGCGGTTCACAGTTGCCGATGCTTTAGTTGGACTCCTCCGGGGACAGTcaaaggcacatggatggagtttGGGAAGCTCAACCTGCCCCTAAGAGAGCATTGCTTCTACCCTAGTTGTGGATACGTCAGTCTCGGCGATGAAGTGGAGTTCAGGAGTAATACAACATACTTTTTGGAGTTGGCTGAAGGCGGTCGTAGCTTCGgagttccaggacagagacttggccCCATTGCGTAACAAGGAGATGAGAGGTGAACAGATCTTACTGAAGCTGATGATGAAACTCCTGTAAAAGTTTGCAAGTCCAAAGAAGCACTGCCGTTCCTTGATGGACAGTTCATTCCGACAGTTTGTACAGCATAACAAATTACTCGTAATGGCCTGATGACGTGACAAACTCTGTTTTACATTCATCACCCTCATGTATCCAAACAAGGTTATATGCACTCTGTAAGTCCAAATTTGTGAAGATGCAAGCTCCTTGTAACTGCTCCAGGGCTGTGGGGACAAGAGGAAGAGGGTACAGGAACTTGACCCTCTGGGAGCTGAGAGCACGGTAGTCGATGCATGGGTGCAAGCGTCCGTCCTTTTTTCCAACGAATGAGAAATTTGAAGCAGcagtggatggatagatggatgaattcTTGCTTAAGAGTCTCCTCAATACACTCCTCCAGGTCCTTTTGTTCCAGGATGGACAGTAGGTAGACTTTACCACATGGTAGTGTGGCCCCAGGCAGCAGGTAGATTGCACAGTCCCGTGGCTGGTGAGGTGGAGGTTGGAATGGCCAGTATTCTTGAAGAATATCTTGCTGCTTGTTGGTGGCAGGACTCTCAATGGTAGTGGAACACACAGCAACATTTCCGGAAGAagagattgatttctgaaggaattaTTTGAATGCGGTCTTCTTGACAAGTTCACAAAGTAGTTCTCACTCCACTATTGAAGTTCTCCAGTGTTCCAGccaatgagaggagcaggataTGATCAACGCGGTCTCATTCCACCCACTAGCAGCTGCTAGAGTGTGGAACTGAAGAGCATAGGCCGTGACTAAAGATTTTCCTTGACGGAGCTGGTAAAGTTGATCTTGCACAGATATTTAAGTGGTAGTTTGACCGAAGACATCTTTGAAATGCATGGTGAAAGCCACTTAAGATTTGGAAATGGGCCCATTCGCATCCCACATGGCACATGCCCACTGCAGTGCTCTGTCCAGATTacagtgaaattattattattggcaaaCAACTGTGGCTGCATTTCAAAGAACAGAGAGCATTGTAATTGGAACTTGCTGCATTCGCTGTTCGGGCCAAGGGACTGGTGGAAGCAGATGGCGAAGAAGTGGTGATGGGTGGCAGATTACACTCTTATCTATTGCAGGTTTGGGATCATTGGTATTTGTGAGCTGGATTTTGAAGCAGGAGGTGGGGAACTGAAGTCTGAAGGAGGTCAGCGTGAATCGCTCAGGTAAGTGCATGCAGGTAGGTTGTCGGGTAAGTGTCCAGGAGTGAACGACAGGACCAGACAATGGTGAACTGAAGTGTGCAGGATTAAAGACTGTGTGGTTGATGAGCAGTGACAGGTGGGCAGAGTGTTGGGGTCTTGTGTTGTGTATGATGCTGCTGATTCTGTGACATATGGTTAAAACACTAATATTaggtatatttaatatttattgggCACTGACACAATTCCTCAAAAATAatttgctgtgtgtttgtgtatttgtatagtGTTGTTAGCCCAGCTGTGATATTTCAGGTCCGTCCAAATGCTCGGAACATCACTACAGCGGATGTGGCTAATATGGCAGGTTAGTTTAGTGAGAGTTACCTATGCACATGATATACAAgattagttgttgtttttctttcacgAATGCCTCTGTTCAGATGTCCACTAAATTTGATTCTCCTCTTATATCAGTCAGTCGGAAGCATGAATTAGAGAAAGAAGTGGAAGTCAAGATTGTAGAGGCTGGAGTCACTGGTGTAAGATTCTTTCcactttatttcattcatttcatttcattgtcaTCTTTTCCCAAGGTGTGATATTCCCATTGTTAAGTTAATATCCAAATGgaataaaatacaattctgtaatatcaatgtttaaaatatactgtataaatacggTTGGCAATCAAATCGATGCAAAAATTTAAATTGGTTGAATCATATATGGAGAACCCCCAAAAAGTTATTCAAGGAACTTGCAGAATGGAGCTCGTAAGTCCTGCAAAATAGCTGAAGATGTCTAATAGTTTACCTAGTAACATCTTAAGGTTTTGAGGCATTTGAATCATGTAATAAACCTACCCAGGTTCACAATATGATCTAAATCACCTTCAAAAGGATGGCGAAAGGTTCTCCATGAGGTTCTGCCAGTGTCTGAgaaataaagaacaaaataataacacattCTGACCATAACTGTAGCATTGTCTTTGTAATATATATTGGCTTTAGAAAGACAAATgcactttcacattttttttatttcgacttgtctttgtctttctttaaAGAGGAGCAAACTGAATCAGATTCCCACTAAGTACAGTCGCTCCGAGTCTCTGAAGTTTCTGATTTTGACTGTGATTTCCATCATCTGTATAACTGGAGTATTGCTGGCATCCAGTGTGATCTACTGTCTGCGTCACCGCTCTCATCACAAACTCAAAGAGAAGCTCACCAACCTTGGATCTGACCCCACCACTGATGCCACTGCTTCCTACCAGGTAccatagagagtgtgtgtgtgcagggctgTTTGTTTGAGATTATTTCCTGGATTGATAAATTCAAAATTTCCATCTCTCTCTAGGAACTGTGTAGGCAGCGAATGGCAGTAAAACCTCCTGTAGAGAAGTTGGAGCCTATTCACTCTTCTCGTATAAACAGTTTGTCCTCTCAGCTGAGTGACGGCCCATTGCCTAGCCCCTCTGCACGCACTAGCACCTCCTCCTGGAGCGAAGAGCCCGCCCACTCCAACATGGACATCTCTACTGGTCACATGATACTGGTACATAAACCAACacaaaaacactgttgaaattttaaaatgcaacacAGATGCCTCTATTCAGTGATAACTGGTACCATGGCAAAGCTTATatcttcattaacaaacattaaaacctttttttttatttttatgaatgtatCATTATGTATTGTCTTGTAAAATACCAATGTAAGGATAAAAAATAAGACATTAACTCCTAAGTATTACAATGTAGTTTTAAAtcttgttttaatttcattaacttatttaaaatcataagattttttttttttcttttcaaatctattattgttatttgttgtttatttgtagtaGCTATTAGAGCGAGGATTGACAAATGAAGttcattattgttttataaaaatgagAATGCGCAGATATTTCTGGTATGTAAAAAAGCATtagattgttattttttgttagtggttaatgtataatgtataatgtctttttttcatatttaaaaagaggtcacttatgctcaccaaggctgtattcatttaataaaaaaacagtgaaagcattaaatattgtgtaatatatattacaatagtgaattacaattattaaattgaattaaaataactatttttcatttgcatattttctaGTTAAATTCATTTGTGTGGTGGCAAAGCAGCTATTAAACTtagctgaaataaattatttaatttcttaaaaaaataaacaatatacggACTCCAAACTATTTACACTGTAGTGTGAGTTTCCATTTCATTGGGGACTAGTGAATTCTCTTTTACCATTGGATAATTGTACAATACTCTCAAAAACATCCTGAATGTGTCTCTGTATACACACATAGGCATATATGGAGGACCACCTGAAAAATAAGAATCGTTTGGAGTCGGAGTGGGAGGCTCTGTGTGCATACCAGGCTGAGCCCAATGCCACCACCATTGGCCAGAGAGATGGCAATGTCAAGAAAAACCGTGCTAGCACAGTCATAGCCTGTGAGtcccacacaaacaaacatatccACTTACAGGGTGCTTTGTTTGTTCAAGTACTGTAACCATTAGTGTGTTATTGAACTTCTGTGATGTAACTGAACTTTTCAGGTTAcacaataaaatgtttgtttgttttatacagATGATCATTGCAGAATAACTCTGAAGGTGGAGAACAATCAAGGCAACTCGGACTACATCAATGCCAGCCCAATCGTGAGCCAAAACTACATACAATACTTCAGCAGAAAGCAACAAACTAGCTCAATCAGCACACTACATACAGAGTGCAAACACTACTATATCACATACTAGATAAACCATTAGGTTTGCTGCAGGGTGACTGCATCAGTAGAAAATACTTAGAGTTAATTACTTTGGATAGAAGGCATTGCTTGTCTCTGGACCATGAAAAAACTAAGAAACTGAGACTTGCTTTATCACCATTATATGCTGAAGACACTTAACTGGTTGCTATTTGCTGTCACAGTTAaagttatttaacaaaatatttagcCGTCAACCTATCTCTCAGAACCATGCAGTATGGTAAATTTGCATGAAGCAAGTTGTATGCAGTCCAGATTTTATTAACACGTTTGCAGCATTAGCTGATTTGCATAAATGAATTGGGATAATGATGCAGACAGTGCATCCAAATAACCAACACTATTAGTGGGCGTAATTCATTCTTTGTGTTTCAATTCTCTTTCTCATGTGTATTATTGAAACCACATTCAGATTATGTAATGCAGAGGGgttgattgtgttgtttcttACTCTTAGATGGATCATGACCCACGTAATCCTGCATACATTGCCACTCAGGGCCCACTGCCCTCCACCGTGGCTGACTTCTGGCAGGTAAACTGCATTATTGTTTGTAAGCTTGCACAAATGGTTTGGACAGTCTTGTAGATCGTGTTGGGGAGTGTGTTCATGTGTGATCTCTAACTCAAGGTCTgggtgagtctgtgtgtgtgcagatggtCATAAAGAGTGTGTACGGGATGTgtctgtgtaatgtgtgtgttctcGTGCAGATGGTCATGCAGTGTGTATGTTGTGTGTGTTCTCTTGCAGATGGTCTGGGAGAGCGGTTGTGTGGTGGTTGTCATGCTTACTCCTCTCACTGAGAACGGTGTGAAGCAGTGTTACCACTACTGGCCGGATGAAGGCTCCAATCTCTACCACATTTATGAGGTACTGTACATGCAAATATTGAATATACAGAGTGAGGATAGCtatcgtattttccggactataagtcgcactttttttcatagtttggctggtcctgcgacttatagtcaggtgcgacttatatatcaaaaattaatttgacatgaaccgagagaaatgaaccaagagaaaacattatatatttttttctatcctGCCCACAGTGTAGGGATATTTTCACTGCTATGTCATGCTGTTTGGTATATTAACTCTTTTTTtcctcatatgtgtgtgtgtaggttaatCTGGTTTCTGAGCATGTGTGGTGTGATGATTTCCTGGTTCGGAGTTTTTATCTGAAGAACATGCAGACTAATGAGACCCGTACGGTCACGCAGTTCCACTATCACACCTGGCTAAGTGACCAAACGCCCGAAACCAGCCAAACCCTGCTTGACTTCCGCAGGTACGCCTATGAAAGCATGAGCGTGTGCATGTGTTTCCTGTGTGTTGTGCAAgtctatgtgtgtttgtgtgtgtgtgtgtgtttgtcagctcCTGAGCGGTTGCCAGTGTCATTTTTGTGGTCGTGCAGCTAGTTCACTGGCTCCAGTTGCATAGTCACAAAAGTGATCATTGACAACTGCGACTCTACATCCAAGTGCACCCTGGGATTCCAGCCCCTTTCTTTCTCTTTACCCTAAATCTGTTCAACCTTTCTGTCTGCTAACATCTGACCCATGATTTATTCCTTTTCTTCCCCTCTTAACTACAGTTCActgctctctctgtctttcttatttattcagtgtttctCCAATCAGAATGGTTGTGTTTTGTTCCTGGCCCTGCTCCCGCTCATCTGAATAAACCTAGCAACAGGGTTTATAAGCATAAACCAGTAACATATCTGAAGCTAATATGACTGTATGCTTGTTCGGATCAGGTTTTGTCTATACTGTGCTGACCAAACAGCTTAGTAAATAGAACtgtttaagaaattaattaatagaataatgaataatgtttgaatgaaaatcaaaAAGGTGTGTattagggttaggttcaggggtTGTGGATGGAAAATATTGTTAGCTTAGTATAAAGTCAATGGAAGACAATGGAAAGCtctcaacatgaaaaaaaaaaaacaacatgtgaGATTTGTCCTATGTAATTAATATTCTTTAATCCCTAAATCCTCAAATGATGgtgttttattatcattttgatGTCGAAACCTTCTTTTAATGCCTTtaagtataaatatattaatattaaaatttcttactgaccccaaaatttgaacagtagtgtatttcatttttttttatatactttattacataaaatatactcAGCACTTCATCCTTTTCTATAGAGCTTATAGCTGCATCaggtttcatgtgtgtgtgtgtctgtgtttatgattgtatgtATAACTTCTTTCCAATAGGAAAGTAAACAAATGCTACCGTGGAAGATCCTGCCCTGTCATTGTTCACTGCAGGcaagtacaaacacacacttgaaTAATGTGATATTTGATATAACGTTTcgtttataatgtaatattactTCCAGTTAGAGAATCCACAACTTCTGTcaactttataaaatattttatgcaagaagtaaaatacagtaaataaatcatgtATTCAAAACAGATGTTCACTAAATGAGCAAAAGCAAAAAGGATATtcaataattttcatatttgtgtgaCAGTGCACgataataaaaatagatatttaccaATGTGTtttactaaaacataaaataaaaaaaatgttttctgttgcCATGAAATATTGGAAACATTCACGAGTGAAATGCCTtatagaccaacgctacttttgcgtcatcgaagggTAATGCCccttttgggggaaaacaaacggattccccTTATACAGAACTCGCTCTAGTTTCTTGATAGCAAAaatggcacaaacacacacactctcttttccGGCAGAGGACCGTGAGCAGTATTTAAAGAAGCTACTGGATACGGTGTTTACAGAGGTGTCCCTTTGAAATGGTCGAAAACTGGATTAATGAAATACAGACTGTTCAGACATCTAACGTTACCATTATCAAGCATCCTATTATTTGTCATTAACACACTCACAGTTTGATAAACTAGATGATGAGGCCATGTCAAGAGGAGTCGGTGGTTTActtggatcatatttcacttgatttaagctattgacagttttgttgtagACTAGCTATACTACTCAGAACGTTTGCTCTCATTAGGCAGGCTACCTTGGCTGTTAACTGATTTTACGTTTGAAATATTCGCAGGCTAGGACTAAACAATATATGTTTGAAATTGTTTCTGACAGGCCTGTACAaatcagaaacaatgaaaaacaaaaggtccctggagcgagttctgtataaggggaatccgtttgttttcccccaaaaggTGCGTTACCCTTTGATGACGCAAAAGTAACGTTGGTCTAAAGACAACCATTAACtactttttcaatatttatttaaaacccaACACAAACTCTCAGATGTTCAGCAGGCCATATTCAGGGCACTTTGGCTTAGTAAACATGGTTTTAAGAGTACAAAAGCTAAAGATGCACCTACTCTCCAATGCTGTGTTTGTTGTGTCATGCGGTGGCCGCAACTTCCAAAAGACAGATGGTTGGAAGAAAACATGTTTGGCTGTTTTCCCTGCCCATGGTGTCATAATGACATCAGTAGGAAGACAAAGTCATGTGAGAGGCAGAACAAGTTGTTACAGTTTGACTAAAGGGTAAAAAAAGACAAGgtttattaaaggaacagttaaccCAACAATGTATTCAgattcaggccatccaagatttagatggGTATTTTtctttcatcagaacagattttgagagatttaccattacatcactttctcaccaatggatctgcagtgaatgggtgccctcagaataagagttcaaaaagcagataaaaacatcacaataatccacaagttatccacactACTCAAGcctatcaattaatgtcttgtgaagcgtaaagctgcatttttgtaataaatccaTTAAGATGTCCATAATCCGTAATATTGCTTTTTACAGCGGATTAAGGATTGTTGTAGACTGGACTggtattttaaagttaaaaggcTGTAATGGtagatttgtttcttagaaacactcagcttttacttcaaaatacattaattgatggactggagtcgtgtggattattgtgatgtttttatcagcagtttggactctcattctgacggtctggctgaattctatttttttatcttGCTTTTCTCCATCAGTGACGGAGCTGGACGGACTGGGacatacattttgattgacatggTGTTGAATAAAATGGCCAAAGGTaaagacaaagaaagttgattATCAGATATCAGTGGGTGTTCAGTAATATTTTTCACATTGTGGAGGTCAgtataaatattgataaaaaatgctTTGCTTTACAGGTGCAAAAGAGATTGATATTGCTGCTACGCTGGAACACCTGAGAGACCAGAGACCCGGCATGGTTCAGACCAAGGTATATTCACACACATACCCACAAATAATCTGAAACACACAATCTCTTTTCATGCTGACACATGCTGTGTCTGTGTCTTTCTCAGGATCAGTTTGAGTTTGCACTGACGACTGTAGCTGAAGAGGTGAACGCTATTCTCAAAGTCCTGCCACAGTGATACTTCCTTCTTACTTTTCTCATTCTGTATATAAACTGGTCCCATTTCTGAGAGGATACATGTCCTAAAGAATCTATTTTGTCTGTAAATTATATGTAATGGTAATTAGGAATTgtgtattgttttaattttgtgtaattataaaaacttcattttatttttctctgtcaTTGTTTCAGATTTTAATTACTCTCTCATCATGGCTATTATTTTGCACATTGCACAGAAAACAGGACAGATCTGTTCTAAATATATAGTTAATTGGACCTGAATTTATTAAACTAATCTGTATGTGCTTCGTTATAGAACTGTGTTCTATGAGTTGTGACAACTGCAGTTTATCTGATCATTAGAGACTTGTACAAAGCCTAAACATCTTTCATGGAAACAATTGCTGCCTTTCCAAGCCAAGGAAACGCTCACTAAATCATGATGTTTAACTTGACCCGAACTTTTATCATAAGACTATATACTCTTGGGAAGCACTACCACTTTAATTTGgtgtttaaaatgttatctgtGCACACAAAAAGTGTGGACAGCAAGAGAAATGCATGCAAGACCGGTGCAGTGGTGCTTTATGAACTTCCAGTAAACTTGTGCatagaaaatgtaaacaaataaagacTTAATTTTTAATGTGAGATTACAAATACAGTGATATCCATGCTTTTATCAAGAAGTTTCATGAGTATAAGGAGGAGTTCAGGTCAATAAATATCCACAAGAGCAAAAAACATTCACTTTAATAAGAAGCATCAAAGCAAACAAGAGAATAAGGTTCTGGATAAGGGGCCTGACTCGAAAAACACCTCCTACACCAACATGTAAACCTATATCAGGCTGTTCCTGCACTGTCTGCAAAGATTCATTAGCGGATATGCTGTAAAAGAGATTTTGTGATGGGCCGGTTTGTTTCTGTAACCTGTCTTGACTGTACGAGTAATCATTGTTAAAACCTCAATGATGAGATCGATTCATTACTAAAAAGCTCATCTGTATGACTAAGTTTAGTCTGTGGATATTTCGATTCAACATTAACAGACTGTAAGTGTGTATTGCA
It encodes:
- the LOC113038669 gene encoding receptor-type tyrosine-protein phosphatase N2-like — translated: MESFHLFLTILALRASLASAADRKFGCLFEEGLCLNYEICLNDGMLGRCETAPLTDVYTYDVTPATVQRFRTLLQKLAHRGLSWEDDITQQVLSNEFSKLRRVSLPLPEPRPQGYGTPVGDRRMKSSEAEVRKTLKYLQQLGLFPKTSHKGVELHYHRPESDSSPPEFIPEVPYRSKSYPDLSQYQSDAAQAPQQEERSDLLTAALQKYFSKNKPSQPDLRDRSRTDRLYLKDGSTKSSASDSLTPVDESFIWKVLRNVGRDSVDVKSLKTAELDKLAVLITDALQVVEQQARQGETPRDLETQQSSEDEAEDMQYDNQHPESYAMHQTPEDNAQNQREEDEENSSVTQKTVQTISPVTEGQRVVEERRTMDNMQDVGFLGKLLEYLDKTSNSEPETVNRGQGVSVETVLSRTTQREVGMQKKAIERVEEVEGWLHAAALAPSSGLKENPAPHRKNMKVQDLQLDVQSNAKNDIYGYIITDTENLSTDKGLELMALVARIAKIQMTDFSELSVVSPAVIFQVRPNARNITTADVANMAVSRKHELEKEVEVKIVEAGVTGRSKLNQIPTKYSRSESLKFLILTVISIICITGVLLASSVIYCLRHRSHHKLKEKLTNLGSDPTTDATASYQELCRQRMAVKPPVEKLEPIHSSRINSLSSQLSDGPLPSPSARTSTSSWSEEPAHSNMDISTGHMILAYMEDHLKNKNRLESEWEALCAYQAEPNATTIGQRDGNVKKNRASTVIAYDHCRITLKVENNQGNSDYINASPIMDHDPRNPAYIATQGPLPSTVADFWQMVWESGCVVVVMLTPLTENGVKQCYHYWPDEGSNLYHIYEVNLVSEHVWCDDFLVRSFYLKNMQTNETRTVTQFHYHTWLSDQTPETSQTLLDFRRKVNKCYRGRSCPVIVHCSDGAGRTGTYILIDMVLNKMAKGAKEIDIAATLEHLRDQRPGMVQTKDQFEFALTTVAEEVNAILKVLPQ